Proteins encoded within one genomic window of Fragaria vesca subsp. vesca linkage group LG1, FraVesHawaii_1.0, whole genome shotgun sequence:
- the LOC101299515 gene encoding zinc finger CCCH domain-containing protein 64-like, with translation MAPPKILLCGDVSGNLKQLFKRVVSVNKSAGPFDALFCVGQFFPNSADQLDEFSGYLEGRAEIPIPTYFIGDYGVGSAKFLLAASKDAANQGFKLDGLKVCNNLYWLKGSGKFTFHGLSVVYLSGLQSSVSQQFGTYSEDDVAALRAIAEDPGIVDLFLTNEWPSGVTNKAATSDVPPRASEPSGTDSMVAELVAEIKPRYHIAGTKGVFYAREPYSNVDAVHVTRFIGLAPVGNKDKQKFLHALSPTPASTMSAIEIQTKTSNTTVSPYTYIEGTANAKEGAKRSSDSVSDSDSQYWRYDVSQKRQKHGDGNRLCFKFVSSGSCPRGETCNFQHDMDAREQSLRGVCFEFMNKGKCERGADCKFKHSLQDEGESNSHKRRTGNSTRSTECWFCLSSSKIESHLFISLGEHYYCALAKGPLVEDHVLLIPIGHSPNTLSLPSECEIELGKFQDSLKKFYKKQEKEVVFFEWASKRSTHANLQVVPIPSAKAASVQNIFHLAADRLGFKFMTTKFSNSSDGRKSLRTQFDRNFSFFYAELPDGTVLSHLIEESEKFLAQFGREVMAGLLNKADRADWRNCTDSKEEETKMVANFKSRFAEFDPNS, from the exons ATGGCTCCTCCCAAAATCTTACTCTGCGGCGACGTCTCCGGCAACCTCAAGCAGCTCTTCAAACGAGTCGTCTCG GTCAACAAATCGGCCGGTCCGTTTGACGCGTTGTTCTGCGTCGGCCAGTTCTTCCCTAACTCGGCGGACCAGCTCGACGAGTTCTCCGGTTACCTCGAAGGCCGCGCCGAGATTCCTATCCCGACCTACTTCATCGGCGACTACGGCGTCGGCAGCGCTAAGTTTCTATTGGCGGCAAGTAAGGACGCAGCGAACCAAGGCTTCAAGTTGGACGGCTTGAAGGTTTGCAACAATCTCTACTGGCTCAAAGGCAGTGGCAAATTCACCTTCCACG GGTTATCCGTGGTGTATTTGTCCGGTCTGCAGTCTTCTGTTAGTCAACAGTTTGGGACTTACAGCGAGGACGATGTCGCTGCGTTGCGAGCAATTGCTGAGGATCCCGGGATCGTTGACTTGTTCCTAAC TAACGAATGGCCAAGTGGGGTTACAAATAAAGCAGCTACATCTGATGTTCCTCCCAGAGCCTCTGAGCCTTCTGGCACTGACTCTATGGTGGCAGAGTTAGTTGCTGAGATCAAACCACG CTATCATATTGCAGGCACAAAAGGAGTGTTCTATGCACGTGAGCCTTACTCCAATGTCGATGCTGTGCATGTCACCCGCTTCATAGGTCTTGCACCGGTTGGAAACAAAGATAAGCAG AAATTTCTTCATGCGCTTTCTCCAACTCCAGCATCTACTATGTCTGCAATTGAGATTCAGACAAAAACGTCAAACACTACCGTGTCTCCATACACGTATATCGAGGGAACAGCTAATGCAAAAGAAGGTGCAAAGAGGTCTAGTGATAGTGTTTCTGATTCTGATTCACAGTACTGGAGGTATGATGTCTCCCAAAAAAGGCAGAAACATGGAGATGGTAATAGGCTGTGCTTTAAGTTTGTATCCTCCGGTTCTTGTCCACGAGGGGAAACTTGCAACTTTCAACATGACATGGACGCAAGAGAACAATCTTTGAGAGGTGTTTGCTTCGAGTTTATGAACAAAGGAAAGTGTGAAAGGGGTGCTGATTGCAAATTTAAGCACAGCTTACAGGATGAAGGTGAAAGCAATTCTCACAAGAGACGCACTGGAAATTCTACCAG GTCGACAGAGTGCTGGTTTTGTTTGTCAAGCTCCAAAATAGAGTCACATCTATTTATCAGCTTAGGGGAGCATTACTACTGTGCACTTGCTAAAGGCCCACTTGTTGAAGACCACGTATTGCTAATCCCTATTGGGCATTCACCCAATACCCTTTCTCTACCCTCCGAATGTGAGATTGAGCTTGGTAAATTCCAGGATAGTCTGAAAAAGTTTTATAAGAAACAAGAAAAGGAAGTTGTTTTCTTTGAGTGGGCTTCGAAACGCTCAACTCATGCCAATCTTCAG GTCGTTCCTATTCCATCAGCCAAAGCAGCTAGTGTTCAAAATATATTTCATTTAGCTGCTGACAGACTTGGCTTCAAGTTTATGACCACAAAAT TCAGTAACAGTTCTGATGGGAGAAAATCGTTGAGGACACAGTTCGATAGAAATTTTAGTTTCTTCTATGCTGAACTCCCTGATGGTACAGTCCTATCACATTTAATTGAGGAGAGCGAGAAATTCCTAGCCCAATTTGGACGCGAG GTTATGGCAGGTTTATTGAACAAGGCTGACAGGGCTGATTGGAGGAATTGTACAGATAGCAAAGAAGAGGAAACGAAGATGGTAGCAAATTTCAAGAGTAGATTTGCAGAATTTGATCCAAATAGCTAA